In a single window of the Antedon mediterranea chromosome 1, ecAntMedi1.1, whole genome shotgun sequence genome:
- the LOC140051271 gene encoding uncharacterized protein, which produces MKTGQKIIRLSKLQKYLDKYIQEEEHINLGYVRSDLLKAKLEKDFPELVFHLPSRMNEATMVYFADISTGSFAEQFLESEESTDLSSDASVNPDISTTTNKEERYHLQDESRTIHLAGLILKNAIKTSESMDYKWPPRASDINNVVMSDIIPFHLFNILAICTNTVQEHIDPSMASVPEEIRNKLEAICQDIVYLASRGRRQTPKSLALGLTVRHMTGSTHLLDMLSKFGHCSSPDTIVSYETSLAMFRLSTANAVPDGFRRGELVTMVWDNIDFNEETTSGQGTT; this is translated from the exons atgAAAACCGGTCAAAAAATCATCAGATTAAGTAAACTTCAGAAGTACCTTGACAAGTATATTCAAGAAGAGGAACATATTAATTTGGGATATGTAAG gTCAGATTTACTAAAAGCAAAACTCGAAAAAGATTTTCCAGAGCTTGTATTCCATTTACCAAGTAGAAT GAATGAGGCAACCATGGTTTATTTTGCTGACATATCCACAGGCTCTTTTGCTGAGCAATTTTTGGAATCAGAAGAGAGTACTGACCTGTCATCAGATGCATCTGTTAATCCTGATATATCTACCACTACAAATAAAGAGGAAAGATATCATTTGCAAGATGAATCACGAACAATTCACTTAGCAG GCCTGATTTTAAAGAATGCAATCAAGACATCAGAGTCAATGGACTATAAGTGGCCTCCACGAGCAAGTGATATTAACAATGTAGTTATGAGTGACATCATTCCATTCCACCTTTTTAATATCTTGGCAATATGTACCAACACAGTACAGGAACACATTGATCCATCGATGGCAAGTGTTCCAGAAGAAATCCGAAATAAACTTGAGGCAATCTGTCAAGACATTGTGTACTTAGCTTCAAGAGGCAGGCGACAAACACCAAAATCCTTAGCACTTGGTCTTACTGTTAGACATATGACTGGTTCCACGCACCTCTTAGATATGTTAAGTAAATTTGGACATTGTAGCTCTCCAGACACTATTGTTTCATACGAAACAAGTCTTGCGATGTTTCGATTGTCCACTGCTAATGCTGTTCCGGATGGTTTCAGGCGTGGGGAACTTGTTACTATGGTTTGGGACAACATTGATTTTAATGAAGAAACCACAAGTGGCCAAGGCACAACATGA